The proteins below are encoded in one region of Streptobacillus ratti:
- a CDS encoding ABC transporter permease, translating to MNKKIKSMFFILSLIIFVVIEKLFNKFNYSDQDLNYIELSIFQNNHILGTDYLGRDLLARLSESIYISLLLASIVCIICLISSIIIGSVMGYYGKFIDKFFMMIIELLLSIPSIIIVIFILLIFGNSLILLIFSISFTRSLRLSILVRNEVKKVKLHNYIEVAKNMGATPFYLIKRHIIPNILPIILVRLTLMIPGIIFTESYLSFMGIGIRNPRPSLGNLISSGFSRLLISPKQFLFASLILIIITVFFGGIYENDRN from the coding sequence ATGAATAAGAAGATTAAATCTATGTTTTTTATACTTTCACTAATAATATTTGTAGTTATTGAAAAACTTTTTAATAAATTTAATTATAGTGATCAAGATTTAAATTATATAGAATTAAGTATTTTTCAAAATAATCATATTTTAGGAACAGATTATCTTGGTAGAGATTTACTTGCAAGATTATCTGAAAGTATATATATATCACTTCTGTTAGCTAGTATAGTATGTATAATATGTTTAATTTCTAGCATAATTATAGGTAGTGTAATGGGATACTATGGTAAATTTATTGATAAATTTTTTATGATGATAATAGAACTTTTACTTTCAATACCAAGTATTATTATCGTAATATTTATACTATTAATATTTGGAAACAGTTTAATTTTATTAATATTTTCAATAAGTTTTACTAGAAGTTTAAGACTTAGTATACTTGTAAGAAATGAAGTAAAAAAAGTTAAATTACATAACTATATTGAAGTTGCTAAAAATATGGGTGCAACACCTTTTTATTTAATAAAAAGACATATAATACCTAATATATTACCTATAATCCTTGTAAGACTAACATTGATGATACCAGGGATAATATTTACTGAAAGTTATTTATCTTTTATGGGAATAGGAATAAGAAATCCAAGACCATCATTAGGTAATTTGATATCATCTGGATTTTCAAGATTATTAATAAGTCCTAAACAATTTCTTTTTGCAAGTCTAATTTTAATTATAATAACAGTATTTTTTGGAGGTATATATGAAAATGATAGAAATTAA
- a CDS encoding M16 family metallopeptidase — protein sequence MVKILDILGIKILINKIEDDASFTISVCFNTGSVNEKENEKGISHMLEHMLFTGTNKRNNFEISEEMDFYGAKYNAYTSKEVTNYYFTSLSSKQKETTEIFFDMITDPIFPEDQIKKEKEIIFEEIRMSKDDIWSVVFEQMQENLFEGNLKYNIIGTEESVNSVTREMLIDYYKRNYTRDNLVISVSGNIDEELLIKQITEHFSKLNENKVNIVFEKDELKKIDYREKKEINQVNVYILTKNNVKERTLKDYFIDTCLEMIIGDGFSSRLFQEIREKRSLAYSVNAMNFDYKNLKTFGIYIGTSVNKYKESLEVTLQILETIKKDGVTERELEKVKNSILSNRATAKENNKIVGRLLNMYKVFGKVFTDKEIADMLLCITVKDINDKARVLLNDFSTCVIGDIDV from the coding sequence ATGGTGAAGATACTAGATATATTAGGGATAAAAATATTAATAAATAAGATAGAAGATGATGCTTCATTTACAATTTCTGTATGTTTTAATACAGGTTCTGTTAATGAAAAAGAAAATGAAAAAGGTATTTCTCATATGTTAGAACATATGTTATTTACAGGTACTAATAAAAGAAATAATTTTGAAATATCAGAAGAAATGGATTTTTATGGTGCAAAATATAATGCGTATACTTCAAAAGAAGTTACTAATTATTATTTTACTTCTTTATCAAGTAAACAAAAAGAAACAACAGAAATATTTTTTGATATGATTACAGATCCAATATTTCCAGAAGATCAAATAAAAAAAGAAAAAGAAATAATATTTGAGGAAATAAGAATGTCTAAAGATGATATTTGGTCTGTGGTATTTGAACAAATGCAGGAAAATTTATTTGAGGGTAATTTAAAGTATAATATTATCGGAACTGAAGAAAGTGTAAATAGTGTTACAAGAGAAATGCTTATAGATTATTATAAAAGAAATTATACAAGAGATAATTTAGTTATATCAGTTTCTGGTAATATTGATGAAGAATTATTAATTAAACAGATTACAGAACATTTTTCAAAATTAAATGAAAATAAAGTTAATATTGTTTTTGAAAAAGATGAATTAAAGAAAATAGATTATAGAGAAAAAAAGGAAATAAACCAAGTAAATGTATATATTCTTACTAAAAATAATGTAAAAGAAAGAACTTTAAAAGATTATTTTATAGATACATGTTTGGAAATGATTATAGGAGATGGATTTAGTTCAAGATTATTTCAAGAAATTAGAGAGAAGAGAAGTTTAGCCTACTCTGTAAATGCTATGAATTTTGATTATAAAAATTTAAAAACTTTTGGTATATATATAGGTACATCTGTTAATAAATATAAAGAATCTTTAGAAGTTACATTACAAATATTAGAAACTATAAAAAAAGATGGAGTTACTGAAAGAGAATTAGAAAAAGTTAAAAACTCAATTCTTTCAAATAGAGCTACAGCTAAAGAAAATAATAAGATTGTTGGAAGATTATTAAATATGTATAAAGTATTTGGAAAAGTATTTACGGATAAAGAAATTGCTGATATGTTATTATGTATAACAGTAAAAGACATAAATGATAAAGCAAGAGTTTTATTAAATGATTTTAGTACTTGTGTAATAGGAGATATAGATGTTTAG
- a CDS encoding dipeptide/oligopeptide/nickel ABC transporter ATP-binding protein, producing the protein MKMIEIKNLSISAPDKNIINNISFDINRNEILSLIGSSGSGKSQIARAIKGMSKLKLDGTVKYIDISDVEIGYIFQDFAECLNPVLKIKEQIIEASIYHKRLNKRDAIIKAKKILNDLNLNENVLEKYPFELSGGQKQRIVIAICLMMDPKLLICDEITTGLDNINEYEILNLVANLNISVLLITHNINAVRKFSDRIIFINNGEIIEVEKVEDLKKYSNIEYIDAMNRMLEDEFD; encoded by the coding sequence ATGAAAATGATAGAAATTAAAAATTTAAGTATATCAGCTCCTGATAAAAATATTATTAATAATATTAGTTTTGATATAAATAGAAATGAGATATTATCATTAATTGGTAGTTCAGGTAGTGGTAAAAGTCAAATAGCTAGAGCTATTAAGGGTATGTCTAAATTAAAATTAGATGGGACAGTTAAATATATTGATATTAGCGATGTAGAAATAGGATATATTTTTCAAGATTTTGCAGAATGTTTAAATCCTGTATTAAAAATTAAAGAGCAAATAATTGAGGCATCAATTTATCATAAAAGATTAAATAAAAGAGATGCCATAATTAAAGCTAAAAAGATATTAAATGATTTAAATTTAAATGAAAATGTATTAGAAAAATATCCTTTTGAATTAAGTGGTGGTCAAAAACAAAGAATAGTTATAGCGATATGTTTAATGATGGATCCTAAGCTTTTAATATGCGATGAAATAACTACAGGTCTTGATAATATTAATGAATATGAGATATTGAATTTAGTAGCTAATTTAAACATATCCGTTCTTTTAATTACACACAATATTAATGCAGTAAGAAAATTTAGTGATAGGATAATATTTATAAACAACGGTGAAATTATTGAAGTAGAAAAAGTTGAAGATTTAAAAAAATATTCAAATATAGAATATATTGATGCTATGAATAGGATGTTAGAAGATGAATTTGATTAA
- a CDS encoding ABC transporter permease, translating into MLKKIFLKILRGLVVIFSVITLTFFMIHSLPNNIIDDELDETVKNQIIKTYDLDKPISEQYIKYMKKIVNGDFGKSIKYPNLRVVDIINNNFPTSLDLGIRVLSFSTFFALIFSLISVNYKFMDKLFVKLSSMLIAVPSFVLAGLLQYYAVYIHKGLLGLPKLSIMGYYGKGEKIFPVLTLVLFYLPIIFKLLRKKIKEEINKNYVEFAISKGLSINYIVIKHILKNIAPSLLSSLIPYVISLITGSFIIETLFGVPGIGRYFTTSIIDRDYPMIMGLTIFYTIILVTLFNIMDILILIFDKRLRVKENE; encoded by the coding sequence ATGTTAAAAAAAATTTTTTTAAAAATACTAAGAGGATTGGTAGTAATATTTTCAGTTATAACTTTAACTTTTTTCATGATACATTCTCTTCCTAATAATATTATAGATGATGAATTAGATGAAACTGTTAAAAATCAAATAATAAAAACATATGATTTAGATAAACCTATTAGTGAACAATATATAAAGTATATGAAAAAAATTGTTAATGGAGATTTTGGAAAGTCAATTAAATATCCTAATTTAAGAGTAGTAGATATTATTAATAACAATTTTCCTACATCACTTGATTTAGGAATAAGAGTTTTATCTTTTTCAACTTTCTTTGCTTTAATATTCTCACTTATTTCTGTAAATTATAAGTTTATGGATAAATTATTTGTAAAACTATCTAGTATGTTAATAGCAGTTCCTAGCTTTGTTTTAGCTGGATTATTGCAATATTATGCCGTGTATATACATAAAGGATTGTTAGGATTGCCTAAATTAAGTATCATGGGTTATTATGGAAAAGGAGAAAAAATATTTCCTGTATTAACTCTAGTATTGTTTTATTTACCAATAATATTTAAATTACTAAGAAAGAAAATAAAAGAGGAGATAAATAAAAATTATGTAGAATTTGCAATAAGTAAAGGTCTTAGCATAAACTATATTGTAATTAAACATATATTAAAAAATATTGCCCCCTCTTTATTATCTAGTTTAATACCTTATGTTATTTCTTTAATTACAGGGTCATTTATAATTGAAACCTTGTTCGGTGTTCCTGGTATTGGTAGATATTTTACTACATCAATAATAGACAGAGATTATCCTATGATAATGGGATTAACTATATTTTATACCATAATTCTTGTTACACTATTTAATATAATGGATATATTAATATTAATTTTTGATAAAAGATTGAGGGTGAAAGAGAATGAATAA
- a CDS encoding cold-shock protein has protein sequence MLGKVKWFNEKKGFGFISGEDGKDYFLHFSKINKGGFKTVNEGEEVEFDIEDGEKGPQATNVVSK, from the coding sequence TTGTTAGGTAAAGTTAAATGGTTTAACGAAAAAAAAGGATTTGGGTTTATTTCAGGTGAAGATGGGAAAGATTATTTCTTACATTTCTCAAAAATAAATAAAGGTGGATTCAAAACAGTAAACGAAGGTGAAGAAGTAGAATTCGATATTGAAGATGGAGAAAAAGGACCACAAGCAACAAACGTAGTTTCTAAATAA
- a CDS encoding CvpA family protein, whose product MILDILIIILTLFFVIMGYKNGFVKSAFNLIKLVIVIYFTPMFLPIVELIANIRADNVVTRYIVYIAIFLGLYLLVSLMINMLTKLIGMTPLGIVNKLLGAVFGFVKASIIIVFAIIIMLFVSSKFNNVKEVLYNSIVVEYISIHSGAYNSLFPEFIKNRLDDFRTYNLEKNFKRKLLKEIKEGI is encoded by the coding sequence ATGATATTAGATATTTTGATAATTATATTAACACTATTTTTTGTAATTATGGGATATAAAAATGGTTTTGTAAAATCAGCTTTTAATTTAATTAAATTAGTAATAGTGATATATTTTACACCTATGTTTTTACCAATAGTAGAATTAATAGCTAATATTAGGGCTGATAATGTAGTAACTAGATACATTGTATACATTGCTATATTTTTAGGTTTATATTTATTAGTATCTTTAATGATTAATATGCTTACAAAACTAATAGGTATGACACCTCTTGGGATTGTAAATAAATTACTTGGAGCAGTATTTGGCTTTGTAAAAGCAAGTATTATAATTGTATTTGCTATTATTATAATGCTGTTTGTATCAAGTAAATTTAATAATGTTAAAGAAGTTTTGTATAATTCTATAGTAGTTGAATACATTTCTATTCATTCTGGAGCATATAATTCACTATTTCCAGAATTTATAAAAAATAGATTAGATGATTTTAGAACATATAATCTTGAAAAAAATTTTAAGAGAAAGCTTTTAAAAGAAATAAAAGAGGGAATATAA
- a CDS encoding glycoside hydrolase family 10 protein, which translates to MKKIIASLAFVGFLISCSSVVEEKDLYKDYKAKYKLGEVTETEIKITSKTTNKEILSNEKLTEEIFKRENRKINKNLKGVWAATVVNLDFPKTTSMEEQKREIDEMMENIKKWGLNAVFFHVRPAADALYSSEFEPWSIYLTGKQNKNPGYDPLEYAINAAHKRGIELHAWINPYRASMNTDLNKLSDKSIVKRKPEWIFEYDGKFYMNPGNPEVVSYVSRAIEEIVEKYDIDGLHLDDYFYPYPSATSKLGDNVDQKEFEMYGSGYNTRGDWRRDNINNMIKNLSVSVHKIKPNLSFGVSPFGIWRNYETDAKGSKTKGLQSYDSLYADSLKWMKEGWVDYIAPQIYWNIGFEKADYEELVKWWAEKSKETNTPLYVGHGIYKYIEPKPWQDRLELEKQLKLNEKYDAVNGSIFFRYGTLLENPSNILKQIDDNLK; encoded by the coding sequence ATGAAAAAAATAATAGCTAGTTTAGCTTTCGTAGGATTTTTAATATCTTGTTCATCAGTAGTAGAAGAGAAAGACTTATATAAGGACTATAAGGCTAAATATAAATTAGGTGAAGTTACTGAAACTGAAATAAAAATAACTTCTAAGACTACAAATAAAGAAATATTAAGTAATGAAAAATTAACAGAAGAAATTTTTAAAAGAGAAAATAGAAAAATTAATAAAAATCTTAAAGGTGTTTGGGCAGCGACTGTAGTTAATCTTGACTTCCCAAAAACGACATCTATGGAAGAGCAAAAAAGAGAAATAGATGAAATGATGGAAAATATTAAAAAATGGGGATTAAATGCAGTATTTTTCCATGTAAGACCTGCAGCTGATGCACTATATAGTTCTGAATTTGAACCTTGGTCTATTTATTTAACTGGAAAACAAAATAAGAATCCAGGATATGATCCATTAGAATATGCAATAAATGCAGCACATAAAAGAGGAATAGAATTACATGCTTGGATAAATCCATATAGAGCATCTATGAATACAGACTTAAATAAATTATCAGATAAAAGTATAGTTAAAAGAAAACCAGAATGGATATTTGAATATGATGGTAAATTCTATATGAATCCTGGTAATCCAGAAGTAGTTAGTTATGTTTCAAGAGCTATAGAAGAAATAGTTGAAAAATATGATATAGATGGTCTTCATTTAGATGATTATTTCTATCCATATCCATCAGCAACTTCAAAACTTGGAGATAATGTAGATCAAAAAGAATTTGAAATGTATGGTTCAGGATATAATACTAGGGGTGATTGGAGACGTGATAACATTAATAATATGATAAAGAACTTATCAGTTTCAGTACATAAAATTAAACCTAATTTATCATTCGGTGTAAGTCCATTTGGAATATGGAGAAACTATGAAACAGATGCTAAAGGATCAAAGACTAAAGGATTACAAAGCTATGATTCGCTATATGCAGATAGTTTAAAATGGATGAAAGAGGGATGGGTAGACTACATTGCACCTCAAATATATTGGAATATTGGATTTGAAAAAGCTGATTATGAAGAATTAGTTAAATGGTGGGCAGAAAAATCAAAAGAAACAAACACTCCTTTATATGTAGGACATGGAATATATAAATATATTGAACCAAAACCATGGCAAGATAGATTAGAACTTGAAAAACAACTTAAATTAAATGAAAAATATGATGCAGTTAATGGTTCTATATTCTTTAGATATGGAACTTTACTTGAAAATCCATCAAATATTTTAAAACAAATAGATGATAATTTAAAATAA
- a CDS encoding dipeptide/oligopeptide/nickel ABC transporter ATP-binding protein, which produces MNLIKLNNVNKNFENVRVLKDINLEINEGTLLAVVGESGSGKSTLGKIISKIIKVSNGELKVNGKVSMIYQEYSSSLNPRFSILDVLEEVYIVKKEKIDINKIKEIIEFVSLSHIDLKKNVNILSGGEKQRLVIARAILFNPDIYIFDEAISSLDIHLQLQIIDIVKKLNEVYGKTIIFITHNVELLKYITEDILVLKNGEIVERGNILKESKTTYTKKLLNIWKC; this is translated from the coding sequence ATGAATTTGATTAAACTTAATAATGTAAATAAAAATTTTGAAAATGTTAGAGTGCTAAAAGATATTAATTTAGAGATAAATGAGGGAACACTTTTAGCTGTAGTTGGAGAAAGTGGAAGTGGGAAGAGTACTTTAGGCAAGATAATATCTAAAATTATTAAAGTAAGTAATGGAGAATTAAAAGTAAATGGTAAAGTATCCATGATATATCAAGAATACAGTTCTTCTCTTAACCCTAGATTTTCTATTTTAGATGTACTTGAAGAGGTGTATATAGTAAAGAAAGAAAAAATTGATATTAATAAAATAAAAGAAATTATTGAATTTGTATCTTTAAGTCATATTGATTTAAAAAAAAATGTAAATATATTATCTGGAGGAGAAAAGCAAAGACTTGTGATTGCAAGAGCAATTTTATTTAATCCTGATATATATATATTTGATGAAGCAATATCATCACTTGACATTCATTTACAATTGCAGATTATAGATATAGTAAAAAAATTAAATGAAGTATATGGAAAAACAATAATATTTATAACTCACAATGTAGAATTATTAAAATATATTACAGAAGATATTTTAGTATTAAAAAATGGAGAAATAGTTGAAAGAGGTAATATATTAAAAGAAAGTAAAACAACCTACACTAAAAAATTATTAAATATATGGAAATGTTAG
- a CDS encoding O-methyltransferase — protein sequence MIINFENSSNFARNLYKFNEKQEKIEKIALEEKIPIITREVLKYMVFLAENIKAKNILEIGTATGFSGIFLAEICKKNNGKLTTIEIEEERYLKANENFKEFGLSEYINSIHDDAINVLPNITEEFDFVFIDAGKSKYKDFYNHSYKLLRKGGIIFIDNIMFRGYVAEDEFPKRYKTLVRNLREFINHLNDRYNFTLLPFGDGVGIVIK from the coding sequence ATGATAATAAATTTTGAAAATTCTAGCAATTTTGCTAGAAACTTATATAAATTTAATGAAAAACAAGAAAAAATTGAAAAAATAGCACTAGAAGAAAAGATACCAATAATAACTAGAGAGGTTTTAAAATATATGGTATTTTTAGCAGAAAATATTAAAGCTAAAAATATTTTAGAAATAGGAACTGCAACAGGGTTTTCAGGTATTTTTTTAGCAGAAATATGTAAAAAAAATAATGGAAAATTAACAACAATAGAGATAGAAGAAGAAAGATATTTAAAAGCAAATGAAAATTTTAAAGAATTTGGATTAAGTGAATATATAAATAGTATACATGATGATGCTATAAATGTATTGCCTAATATAACTGAGGAATTTGATTTTGTATTTATAGATGCAGGAAAAAGTAAATATAAGGACTTCTATAATCATTCATATAAGTTATTAAGAAAAGGTGGAATTATCTTTATTGATAATATTATGTTTAGAGGATATGTTGCAGAAGATGAATTTCCTAAAAGATATAAGACATTGGTAAGAAATTTAAGAGAGTTTATTAATCATTTAAATGATAGATATAATTTTACATTATTACCTTTTGGTGATGGTGTAGGAATAGTTATAAAATAA
- the alr gene encoding alanine racemase, which produces MNAYAIINLDAFKKNLDKILKKIPASKVMAIVKANAYGHGAIKIVEKSIEKGINFFGVARLEEAEEILSMFPKVNVLILSPIVKDDIKNAVSKGIHLTISSFEDIEYILKNKINGNFHYALDTGMGRIGFMEDEIYRAYSMLKPVGIYSHLSSADNDEDYTSMQIKKFNKVVNDLDVKYKHILNSFGSINNYNEYDLYRLGIIMYGAEMTDIFEPVMTFKARVNHIKTLEKDTYIGYSKTYLAHCGEKIATVSCGYADGMFRAMSNKSNVYFNGKYYPIVGNVCMDQFMIKVDDDIKVDDYVEIFGNNILVGDLAKELNTISYELLCAVSYRVKRIWMEEK; this is translated from the coding sequence ATGAATGCTTATGCAATAATTAATTTAGATGCTTTTAAGAAAAATTTAGATAAAATATTAAAAAAAATACCTGCTAGTAAAGTAATGGCTATAGTTAAAGCAAATGCCTATGGTCATGGAGCTATAAAAATTGTTGAAAAATCTATAGAAAAAGGAATAAACTTTTTTGGAGTTGCAAGACTTGAAGAGGCTGAAGAAATATTAAGCATGTTTCCAAAGGTTAATGTTTTAATATTATCCCCTATTGTGAAAGATGATATTAAAAATGCAGTTTCAAAGGGAATACATTTAACAATCTCTAGTTTTGAAGACATAGAATATATATTAAAAAATAAGATAAATGGAAATTTTCATTATGCCTTAGATACAGGTATGGGTAGAATAGGATTTATGGAAGATGAAATATATAGGGCATATAGTATGCTTAAACCAGTTGGAATATATTCCCACCTTTCATCTGCTGATAATGATGAAGATTATACAAGTATGCAAATAAAAAAATTTAATAAAGTTGTTAATGATTTAGATGTTAAATACAAACATATATTAAATAGCTTTGGTAGTATTAATAATTATAATGAATATGATTTGTATAGATTAGGAATAATAATGTATGGTGCAGAGATGACAGATATTTTTGAACCTGTTATGACATTTAAAGCTAGGGTAAATCATATTAAAACTTTAGAAAAAGATACATATATTGGATATTCTAAAACATATTTAGCTCATTGTGGAGAAAAAATTGCAACTGTATCTTGTGGTTATGCAGATGGTATGTTTAGAGCTATGTCTAACAAATCAAATGTATATTTTAATGGTAAATATTACCCTATTGTAGGAAATGTATGTATGGATCAATTTATGATAAAAGTAGATGATGATATTAAAGTAGATGATTATGTAGAAATATTTGGAAATAATATTTTAGTAGGAGATTTAGCCAAAGAATTAAATACAATTAGTTATGAATTATTATGTGCAGTTTCATATAGGGTTAAAAGAATATGGATGGAGGAAAAATGA
- the rodA gene encoding rod shape-determining protein RodA — MFSKRSYAKLRNRIHKLDKSLLLIVYLLVFISTSFVYSATRSMYYVKNNLLWTFVGTLILMLSLFIDYRFTKKIIEPIYIFSVLLLLYTRFFGVVKLGARRWINIGITQIQPSEFVKIFLIMIYSFWFVKKFPNGINSFKSIVLAFIPGIPILGLLLLQPDLGTTLILCFSFLCMLYLSNANVKPIIIIFMMLGIMSVPTYMFVLKDYQKTRIEVFLNPEKDLKNKGWHVAQSKISIGSGGLSGKGYLEGSQSRLKFLPEPQTDFIFSVIGEEIGFLGSTLVLSLYFFLIYAIINISRKIIDDYGRVILYGISGIFLAHVIINVGMTLGIVPVTGKPLLLMSYGGSSFISSFLMISLIQSIKIYNGDEDDK; from the coding sequence ATGTTTAGTAAAAGAAGTTATGCGAAATTAAGAAATCGTATACATAAATTAGATAAATCATTATTACTTATAGTGTATTTACTTGTATTTATAAGTACATCATTTGTATATAGTGCAACAAGGTCTATGTATTATGTAAAAAATAATTTATTGTGGACATTTGTAGGGACTTTAATACTTATGCTTTCTTTATTTATAGATTATAGATTTACTAAGAAAATAATAGAACCAATATATATATTTTCAGTATTACTTTTATTATATACAAGATTTTTTGGTGTTGTAAAACTTGGAGCAAGAAGATGGATTAATATTGGTATTACTCAAATTCAGCCATCAGAGTTCGTTAAAATATTTTTGATAATGATATACTCATTTTGGTTTGTAAAAAAATTTCCTAATGGTATTAATTCATTTAAATCAATTGTTTTAGCATTTATTCCAGGTATTCCTATATTAGGCTTACTATTATTACAACCAGATTTAGGTACAACATTAATATTATGTTTTTCTTTTTTATGTATGCTATATTTATCTAATGCCAATGTTAAGCCTATAATAATAATATTTATGATGCTTGGTATTATGAGTGTGCCAACATATATGTTTGTCTTAAAAGACTATCAAAAAACGAGAATTGAAGTTTTTCTTAATCCAGAAAAGGATTTAAAAAATAAAGGTTGGCATGTTGCTCAATCTAAAATATCTATAGGTTCTGGTGGTTTATCAGGTAAAGGTTACTTAGAGGGTAGTCAAAGTAGACTAAAATTTTTACCAGAACCACAAACTGATTTTATTTTTTCTGTTATAGGAGAGGAAATAGGATTTTTAGGTTCAACATTAGTACTGTCCTTATATTTCTTTTTGATATATGCAATTATAAATATTTCCAGAAAAATTATTGATGATTATGGTAGAGTAATACTTTATGGAATATCAGGAATATTTTTAGCTCATGTTATAATAAATGTTGGAATGACTTTAGGAATAGTTCCTGTTACAGGTAAACCATTACTTTTAATGAGTTATGGTGGTTCTTCATTTATATCTTCATTTTTAATGATATCCTTAATACAAAGTATTAAGATATATAATGGAGATGAAGATGATAAATAG
- a CDS encoding pseudouridine synthase, whose amino-acid sequence MINRYLVDEEHVNVRLDKFMRKYSKEESLSIIFSLIRKGLVKVNGKKSKENYRLLLNDEIFFPDSAKIVMERKVKKEIINVDLFKKMIVFEDDDVFIVNKPNNMPMHKGDKHKYGLSEMAKVYYNNTNVNFANRLDLETEGLVIGCKNLQILRKVNEEIKNKNIIKRYIAKVEQKNLKLNEEFFSDKKIKILEDKVKVSKDGLEAKTYFKVIEIKDFKALLDIDLITGRKHQIRVHLSDIGYPIIGDSKYGNYQKKDRMYLKCYYIKFLNYEIKLDRKFN is encoded by the coding sequence ATGATAAATAGATACTTAGTAGATGAGGAACATGTAAATGTTAGACTTGATAAATTTATGAGAAAATACTCTAAAGAAGAAAGTTTATCTATAATATTTTCATTAATAAGAAAAGGATTAGTAAAAGTAAATGGCAAAAAAAGTAAAGAAAATTATAGACTTTTACTAAATGATGAAATTTTTTTTCCAGATTCTGCTAAAATAGTTATGGAAAGAAAAGTGAAAAAAGAAATAATAAATGTTGATTTATTTAAAAAAATGATAGTATTTGAAGATGATGATGTATTTATAGTAAATAAACCTAATAACATGCCTATGCACAAAGGAGATAAACATAAATATGGATTATCTGAAATGGCAAAGGTGTATTATAATAATACAAATGTAAATTTTGCAAATAGATTGGATTTAGAAACAGAAGGACTTGTAATAGGTTGTAAAAATCTACAAATACTTAGAAAAGTGAATGAAGAAATAAAAAATAAAAATATAATAAAGAGATATATTGCTAAAGTGGAACAAAAAAATCTCAAATTAAATGAAGAATTTTTTTCTGATAAAAAAATAAAAATACTTGAAGATAAGGTTAAAGTATCAAAAGATGGGTTGGAAGCTAAAACATATTTTAAAGTAATAGAGATAAAAGATTTCAAAGCACTTCTTGATATAGACTTAATTACAGGTAGAAAACACCAAATTAGAGTACATTTAAGTGATATAGGATATCCAATAATAGGAGATAGTAAATATGGAAATTATCAAAAAAAAGATAGAATGTATCTTAAATGTTACTATATTAAATTCCTAAATTATGAGATAAAATTAGACAGAAAATTTAATTAA